Proteins encoded within one genomic window of Polynucleobacter duraquae:
- a CDS encoding PD-(D/E)XK nuclease family protein, producing the protein MPRPFPTLNEQKQPYAWSIVPNASTLKSLAEGIWNCAVQTNQRPLVVLSTAGPLMGVRAALEQYRPKVLPSHIAFLPQVMSFNDWLEAAPGAWKFPKKQTDLERWLSVYVNLRKHKTLQSWFKAESEAGAWGLAQAVIDACDALSEAVVPLMQNEINALAQNQTLDTELWVKKVETLLDQAIARAYVGLSHKVVDQESTVLLAFWRYLSSPGDPVMRKHIALAAHMQAAGANQALARPLIWVETADPKPIDQEVIARYLQEYSQFAPVVHIGIDWHSVALWSEALTGQDAEGQLKPIDSEQQVLIDRNIQASFHDGWKLLAARRFEELAWAAAKSIETHLIAGKTNIALVAQDRLAARRARALLSRFGPSLRIRDETGWKLSTTRAAASLNSWLELIRSPKEGPSASALLEFLQNPFFDIAHVLKRPPEACVSLIAQLEDILIASQAKSGWETFLMAIERANVYSSSRGSVPYESLLQLLALLQQGHAQWQELKLDCENAYGLLQVNLLELGMTQQFETDSAGKQLLEVLKSFDLGAGAYRQVNMRLPEWLSLLKTVIEEASYQEAGQQAEATLSILPLSSTRLREFDAVVLVGCDEQQLPAFSEPPLFFSDTLNRLLKASTITAQYIQQARDLSQLLISCPQVDMLWQSKSKSGEPLRPSAWISRLRTQLPDWPILEVKPDTHSDYSDPLQEAVTTVNPDIALPISMSPSAYKALRDCPYRYYVRSILGLRKAKEFEEGFDASLAGQVLHALLKNFFQALKTEEQKPHSSITGNEDARREWMQEHLIKHSEKEFERLIKGDARVMGTLRDWQKQIPSFVDWQLKRESEGWQYHDAELAVGFMVILTDSNGIQREIEIAGRADRFDVNANNFAAAVIDYKNQGITKIKKRAERLLDDPQLLIYARAVNENAIAAHLPGRTVEQAEWVSLKADLKKSDDRIVRSHSVENMSEMMERFSGQLNEDLEVLWARKPMKAFAPDSVCQYCEARGICRKGMW; encoded by the coding sequence ATGCCACGCCCATTTCCAACCCTAAACGAGCAAAAGCAGCCATACGCTTGGTCAATAGTACCCAATGCTAGTACTCTGAAGTCACTCGCCGAAGGTATTTGGAATTGTGCAGTGCAAACCAATCAACGCCCCTTAGTGGTGCTCAGTACTGCTGGGCCGCTCATGGGAGTGAGAGCAGCTTTAGAGCAGTATCGACCCAAAGTTCTACCCAGCCATATTGCCTTCCTACCCCAAGTCATGAGTTTTAACGACTGGCTAGAAGCGGCACCAGGAGCATGGAAGTTCCCAAAAAAACAAACTGATTTAGAGCGATGGTTATCTGTTTATGTCAATCTACGAAAACATAAAACTTTGCAAAGTTGGTTCAAGGCGGAGAGTGAGGCAGGGGCTTGGGGTTTAGCGCAAGCGGTAATTGATGCGTGTGATGCATTATCAGAGGCGGTTGTGCCTTTGATGCAAAACGAGATTAATGCATTAGCTCAAAACCAAACTCTCGACACGGAGCTGTGGGTAAAAAAAGTAGAAACGCTTTTAGATCAAGCGATCGCTAGAGCCTACGTTGGACTCTCTCACAAAGTTGTTGATCAAGAGTCGACTGTTTTATTGGCATTTTGGCGCTATCTCAGTAGCCCTGGTGATCCTGTCATGCGTAAACATATTGCATTGGCAGCTCACATGCAGGCAGCAGGCGCTAATCAAGCTTTAGCTAGACCTTTGATTTGGGTAGAGACCGCAGATCCCAAGCCAATTGATCAAGAAGTAATCGCCCGGTATTTACAGGAGTATTCACAATTTGCGCCTGTAGTTCATATTGGAATAGATTGGCATTCAGTAGCGCTGTGGTCCGAAGCTTTAACTGGTCAAGATGCTGAAGGGCAACTTAAACCAATAGATAGCGAACAACAGGTTCTGATTGATCGCAATATTCAAGCAAGCTTTCATGATGGATGGAAGTTGCTAGCAGCAAGACGCTTTGAGGAGCTAGCTTGGGCAGCGGCGAAGTCAATCGAAACCCACTTAATTGCTGGCAAAACAAACATCGCCTTAGTTGCACAAGATCGTTTGGCTGCAAGAAGGGCGCGTGCATTACTGTCGCGCTTTGGCCCTAGCCTTCGCATTCGTGATGAAACCGGTTGGAAGCTGTCAACTACTCGCGCCGCTGCATCGCTCAATAGTTGGTTGGAGCTGATTCGATCCCCCAAGGAAGGGCCGAGCGCAAGTGCCTTGCTGGAGTTTTTGCAAAATCCATTTTTTGATATTGCTCATGTACTGAAAAGGCCGCCAGAGGCTTGCGTCAGCCTGATTGCACAACTCGAAGATATCTTGATTGCAAGCCAAGCGAAGTCGGGTTGGGAAACCTTCCTAATGGCTATTGAGCGAGCTAACGTTTATTCATCATCGCGCGGTAGCGTACCCTATGAATCACTCTTACAGTTATTAGCTTTGTTGCAGCAGGGTCATGCGCAGTGGCAGGAGTTGAAGCTGGACTGTGAGAATGCTTATGGACTACTGCAAGTCAACTTGCTAGAGCTGGGTATGACGCAGCAATTTGAAACAGATTCTGCTGGAAAGCAATTGCTTGAAGTGCTGAAGAGTTTTGATCTCGGCGCTGGAGCTTACCGACAAGTCAATATGCGTTTGCCAGAATGGCTTAGTCTGCTCAAGACAGTCATTGAAGAGGCCTCTTATCAAGAGGCGGGACAACAAGCAGAAGCAACGCTGAGTATTTTGCCTTTGAGCTCAACACGTTTACGTGAGTTTGATGCCGTTGTCTTGGTGGGTTGCGACGAGCAACAGTTACCAGCGTTTTCTGAGCCGCCATTATTCTTCTCGGACACACTCAATCGTTTATTAAAAGCTTCGACTATTACAGCGCAATATATTCAGCAAGCTAGGGACTTATCGCAACTGCTGATCTCATGCCCTCAGGTGGATATGCTTTGGCAAAGTAAAAGCAAGAGCGGTGAACCCCTCAGGCCATCAGCTTGGATTAGTCGCTTGCGCACCCAACTTCCAGATTGGCCAATATTAGAAGTAAAGCCTGATACGCATTCAGATTACTCAGATCCATTGCAGGAGGCAGTCACAACGGTTAACCCAGATATTGCTTTACCGATCAGCATGTCTCCTAGTGCATATAAGGCCTTAAGAGATTGCCCTTATCGATACTATGTCCGCAGTATCTTGGGGTTACGTAAGGCAAAAGAATTTGAAGAAGGTTTTGATGCTTCATTAGCGGGGCAGGTTCTCCACGCCTTGCTAAAGAACTTCTTTCAAGCTTTAAAAACAGAAGAGCAAAAACCCCATTCGAGTATTACTGGGAATGAAGATGCTCGTCGTGAGTGGATGCAAGAACATCTGATAAAGCATTCTGAGAAAGAGTTCGAGCGTTTAATTAAGGGTGATGCCAGAGTCATGGGAACTTTGCGTGATTGGCAAAAGCAGATTCCCAGCTTTGTAGATTGGCAACTCAAACGTGAGTCGGAGGGTTGGCAATATCACGACGCTGAGTTGGCAGTTGGCTTCATGGTGATACTGACTGACTCTAATGGTATACAAAGAGAGATTGAGATTGCTGGGCGCGCTGACCGCTTTGACGTGAATGCTAATAATTTCGCTGCGGCTGTCATTGATTATAAGAACCAAGGTATCACCAAAATCAAGAAGCGCGCAGAGCGTCTTTTGGATGATCCGCAATTGCTCATCTATGCCCGCGCTGTGAATGAGAATGCTATTGCTGCGCATCTTCCTGGACGCACTGTTGAGCAGGCCGAATGGGTTTCATTAAAAGCAGACCTTAAGAAATCCGATGACAGGATTGTTAGGTCGCATTCAGTTGAAAATATGTCGGAGATGATGGAGCGGTTTTCAGGCCAGCTTAATGAAGATCTAGAAGTCTTATGGGCACGCAAGCCCATGAAAGCTTTTGCTCCTGATAGCGTTTGTCAGTATTGCGAAGCTAGGGGCATTTGCAGAAAGGGGATGTGGTGA
- the trxA gene encoding thioredoxin TrxA, whose translation MSAGIKYVTDASFEEDVLKSDKPVLLDFWAEWCGPCKMIGPILEELAGEYGDKIQIAKMNVDENQGIPAQFNVRGIPTLILFKNGTVAAQKVGALAKSQLTAFIDSHL comes from the coding sequence ATGAGTGCCGGCATCAAATATGTAACTGACGCTTCTTTCGAAGAAGACGTTCTCAAGTCCGATAAACCTGTTCTCCTGGACTTCTGGGCTGAATGGTGTGGTCCTTGCAAGATGATCGGCCCTATCCTTGAAGAGCTGGCTGGTGAATACGGCGACAAGATCCAAATCGCTAAGATGAACGTGGACGAGAACCAAGGCATTCCTGCCCAGTTCAATGTTCGTGGCATTCCTACATTGATCCTCTTTAAGAACGGTACTGTTGCTGCTCAAAAAGTAGGCGCTTTGGCTAAATCCCAGTTGACGGCATTTATTGATAGTCATCTGTAA
- the rho gene encoding transcription termination factor Rho, which yields MQLSELKVLHVSALLEMAASLEIENTQRMRKQELMFAILKKRAKEGESVFGDGTLEVLPDGFGFLRSPDASYMASPDDIYISPAQIRRFNLHTGDSVEGEVRTPKDGERYFALVKVDKINGLAPEALKNRIMFENLTPLHPNRVIQLERDIKAEENLTGRIIDMISPIGYGQRGLIVSSPKSGKTVMMQHIAHAISANNPDAILIVLLVDERPEEVTEMQRSVRGEVVASTFDEPAVRHVQVAEMVIEKAKRLVEMKKDVIILLDSITRLARAYNTVIPSSGKVLSGGVDANALQRPKRFFGAARNVEEGGSLTIIATALIETGSRMDDLIYEEFKGTGNMEVHLERRLAERRVYPSINLNKSGTRREELLVKAENLQKIWVLRKLLADMDDIEAMNFIVDKLKSTKNNGEFFDLMRKGG from the coding sequence ATGCAATTATCTGAACTCAAAGTACTCCACGTATCCGCCCTGCTCGAAATGGCAGCTAGCTTGGAGATTGAAAATACACAACGTATGCGCAAACAAGAGTTGATGTTTGCCATTCTGAAGAAACGCGCCAAGGAAGGTGAATCTGTTTTCGGTGACGGGACTTTGGAAGTGTTGCCAGATGGCTTTGGTTTCTTGCGCTCCCCAGATGCCTCTTACATGGCTTCTCCGGATGACATCTATATCTCCCCAGCCCAGATCCGTCGCTTTAACCTGCACACTGGTGACAGCGTTGAAGGCGAGGTTCGTACCCCTAAAGATGGTGAGCGCTACTTTGCCTTAGTTAAGGTAGACAAAATCAACGGTTTGGCTCCTGAGGCCTTGAAGAACCGCATCATGTTCGAGAACTTGACGCCTTTGCACCCAAATCGCGTCATTCAGCTAGAGCGTGACATTAAGGCGGAAGAGAATTTAACTGGTCGCATCATCGATATGATCTCCCCGATTGGCTATGGCCAGCGTGGCTTGATCGTATCTTCACCTAAGTCCGGTAAGACCGTGATGATGCAGCACATCGCGCATGCGATCTCTGCAAACAACCCAGATGCAATCTTGATCGTATTGTTAGTGGATGAGCGTCCTGAGGAAGTCACTGAAATGCAGCGCTCGGTTCGTGGTGAAGTTGTTGCCTCAACCTTTGATGAGCCAGCTGTGCGTCACGTACAAGTTGCCGAGATGGTGATTGAAAAAGCCAAGCGCTTAGTCGAAATGAAAAAAGACGTGATCATCTTGCTTGACTCGATTACCCGTCTGGCTCGCGCCTACAACACGGTCATTCCTTCATCCGGAAAAGTACTCTCTGGTGGTGTGGATGCAAACGCATTGCAACGTCCAAAACGCTTCTTCGGTGCCGCGCGTAACGTGGAAGAAGGTGGTTCACTTACTATCATCGCCACTGCCTTGATTGAAACAGGTAGCCGTATGGATGACCTCATCTACGAAGAGTTCAAAGGTACTGGCAATATGGAAGTACACCTTGAGCGTCGTTTGGCTGAGCGTCGTGTTTATCCATCAATTAACCTCAACAAGTCTGGCACCCGCCGTGAAGAGTTGCTGGTTAAAGCAGAAAACCTCCAGAAAATCTGGGTATTGCGTAAGTTATTGGCTGATATGGACGATATTGAAGCAATGAACTTTATCGTTGATAAGCTCAAATCCACCAAAAACAATGGTGAATTCTTTGATTTAATGCGTAAGGGTGGCTAA
- a CDS encoding type B 50S ribosomal protein L31, with amino-acid sequence MKPGIHPEYREIVFVDVSNNFSFKTRSTMSTKETIKWEDGKEYPLSKIETSSESHPFYTGTQKIMDTAGRVEKFRQKFGTKAVAKSTGDGAAKTAEKKAAAAEAKAAEKPAKKKA; translated from the coding sequence ATGAAACCTGGCATTCACCCCGAATATCGTGAAATCGTCTTTGTAGACGTTTCTAATAACTTCAGCTTCAAGACTCGCTCCACTATGTCTACTAAAGAGACAATCAAGTGGGAAGATGGCAAGGAATATCCATTGTCCAAGATCGAGACTTCATCTGAGTCACACCCTTTCTACACTGGTACCCAGAAGATTATGGATACTGCCGGTCGTGTTGAGAAATTCCGTCAGAAATTCGGTACTAAGGCTGTTGCTAAATCTACTGGTGATGGCGCTGCTAAAACAGCTGAGAAAAAAGCGGCTGCTGCAGAAGCTAAAGCTGCTGAAAAGCCAGCTAAGAAGAAGGCTTAA
- a CDS encoding ArnT family glycosyltransferase has translation MVKLTAAATTSIPRVIIFALTLVYGFAGLFARDPWKNEDAIGFGGMWTLHSGKAIDWIVPHLAGRDVSLGAPFPYWLGATLMDLFGPLLGITNAARLYAAICFFAAALAIWYATYLLGRRPEVQPMVLAVGGQPGRRNYGMTLADGALLIFLACVGLAQRAHETTPMMAQLMGISIVLYGTVRGLDKPWQGGLWTGLGIAIVALSSNLTLSLIIVSSTIIAVLASNAKLRFRWTLTSTLLGLIGFAVWPALWYLGNLTPEWRHIAQEGWRNMPEMRATPSIESLGFLSVNFWAYAWPVWPLAIISLAHWGRVKEAGQWRAPHLCIPLSLFIGCLIYVLFRLEANEHDLIILIPSLSIIAAFSLPILKRNLISFIDWFAMFSFTMIALAIWIIWLAKVTGFPESTAANLARLLPGFQAQFNYIGFIVALVITGVWLAIVRWRTSRAPKEIWRCLIISASGTTLMWVLLMTLWLPTINYAKTYRYVSDRLVQIIANTPGCIDTTNLGPAQLASFSYFTKLPLRDDSSCNLMLTHSSSEAKAYASLNKKKIELLWEDRRASDRDERLRLYQITPIGKE, from the coding sequence ATGGTCAAACTCACCGCCGCCGCCACCACCTCTATTCCACGCGTCATTATTTTTGCGTTGACCTTGGTCTATGGTTTTGCCGGCCTCTTTGCGCGTGATCCCTGGAAGAACGAAGATGCCATTGGATTTGGTGGCATGTGGACTTTGCACAGTGGCAAAGCAATCGACTGGATTGTTCCGCACCTTGCGGGACGTGATGTTTCTCTTGGTGCACCATTTCCCTACTGGCTAGGCGCCACCCTGATGGATCTGTTTGGCCCATTGCTTGGCATCACGAATGCTGCGCGCCTCTATGCAGCAATTTGCTTTTTCGCTGCTGCTCTAGCCATTTGGTATGCGACTTATCTATTAGGACGCCGTCCAGAAGTTCAGCCGATGGTACTGGCAGTTGGTGGTCAGCCTGGTCGTAGAAATTACGGCATGACTTTGGCTGATGGTGCGCTATTGATTTTCTTAGCTTGCGTTGGACTTGCACAGCGTGCGCATGAGACTACGCCGATGATGGCGCAATTGATGGGCATCAGCATTGTCTTATACGGCACAGTGCGCGGTTTAGATAAACCTTGGCAAGGCGGTCTCTGGACTGGCCTTGGTATTGCGATCGTTGCTCTCTCAAGCAACCTTACCTTGAGCTTAATCATCGTGAGCTCCACCATCATTGCAGTACTCGCTAGCAATGCGAAGTTACGCTTTCGCTGGACCTTAACCAGCACATTGCTAGGTCTGATTGGTTTTGCAGTTTGGCCGGCGCTTTGGTATTTAGGTAATCTGACACCAGAATGGCGCCATATCGCACAAGAAGGTTGGCGCAATATGCCAGAGATGCGCGCAACCCCTTCAATTGAATCACTGGGTTTTTTAAGCGTTAACTTCTGGGCCTACGCCTGGCCAGTTTGGCCATTAGCCATCATCTCCCTTGCACATTGGGGTCGAGTAAAAGAAGCAGGGCAATGGCGTGCTCCACATCTGTGTATTCCGCTGAGTTTGTTTATTGGTTGCTTGATTTATGTTCTATTTCGCTTAGAGGCAAATGAACATGACCTCATCATTTTGATTCCGAGTTTGTCGATCATTGCCGCATTTAGTTTGCCGATTCTGAAACGTAACCTCATTAGCTTTATTGACTGGTTTGCGATGTTTAGCTTCACCATGATTGCTTTGGCCATTTGGATTATTTGGCTTGCAAAAGTGACCGGCTTCCCAGAATCAACCGCTGCCAATTTGGCAAGACTATTACCTGGCTTTCAGGCGCAGTTTAATTACATTGGTTTTATTGTTGCGCTTGTGATTACCGGCGTCTGGTTAGCAATCGTGCGCTGGAGAACTTCTCGTGCCCCGAAAGAAATCTGGCGCTGCCTGATTATCTCGGCCTCAGGCACAACTTTAATGTGGGTGCTGTTAATGACTTTGTGGTTACCTACAATTAATTACGCTAAGACCTATCGCTATGTTTCTGATCGCTTAGTTCAAATTATTGCCAATACACCAGGATGCATTGACACTACTAATCTGGGTCCAGCTCAATTAGCTTCATTTAGCTATTTCACAAAACTTCCTTTGCGTGATGATTCCAGCTGTAATCTGATGTTGACTCACAGTTCTTCAGAGGCCAAGGCATACGCCAGTCTCAATAAAAAGAAAATTGAATTACTTTGGGAAGATCGCCGCGCATCCGATCGCGATGAGCGTCTGCGCCTCTATCAAATTACCCCCATAGGCAAAGAATAA
- a CDS encoding MATE family efflux transporter, whose amino-acid sequence MLHFKLSRLREDVPSLLKLAGPLLIGQLAVIAFGVLDTAMTARYSADDLAALAMASAIFISIYVGLTGVISALAPIAGQLFGAKRFGEIGEEVRQATWLALGLTLLGTAILLNADHLLEISQVTPDIEGKAKLYLNILAIGLPASMTMRVLMALHNAVSRPTVITVVQLIGLGLKLPLNLLFIYGGLGIEGMGGPGCAVATVIISWFWLIITLGFVLFDSFYKPFKIFVCFSWPDWHRIWTLLKLGAPIGFSYLIEVTSFTFMSLFIARLGTTALAGHQIVANLGTVIYMVPLSLSIATMTLVSQSIGANKQERAEEIGWSSVFFTTTLCVFIGVIVWIFRVDLLDLYDPPEEVKAFSIPLFLFIAFYQLFDALQITAAFILRAYRIAFWPMLIYAGSLWGVGLGGGYLMGFNVLGNTPEFLQGANGFWAGNSMSLGLAALLLLYLFRKTAARFEKTHPPVEV is encoded by the coding sequence GTGTTGCACTTTAAATTATCGCGTTTGCGCGAGGATGTCCCTTCCCTACTAAAACTTGCTGGCCCTCTACTGATTGGTCAGCTGGCAGTGATTGCCTTTGGTGTTTTAGATACAGCTATGACAGCGCGCTATTCTGCTGATGACTTAGCTGCTCTAGCGATGGCTTCAGCTATCTTCATTAGCATCTATGTTGGCCTTACCGGCGTGATCTCTGCCCTCGCCCCAATTGCTGGACAACTGTTTGGAGCCAAGCGTTTTGGTGAGATTGGCGAGGAAGTGCGTCAAGCCACCTGGCTCGCTCTTGGGCTTACCTTATTGGGTACTGCGATCTTGCTCAATGCAGATCACTTACTAGAAATCTCTCAAGTAACACCAGATATTGAAGGCAAGGCCAAGTTGTATCTGAATATTCTGGCAATTGGTTTACCAGCGAGTATGACCATGCGCGTTCTCATGGCTCTTCACAATGCGGTTTCAAGACCCACCGTGATTACCGTAGTACAACTGATTGGTTTGGGCTTAAAGCTGCCACTCAATCTCTTATTCATTTATGGCGGCTTGGGCATTGAGGGCATGGGTGGACCCGGTTGCGCAGTAGCGACAGTCATCATCAGCTGGTTCTGGCTCATCATCACACTAGGCTTTGTACTGTTTGATAGCTTCTATAAGCCATTCAAAATCTTTGTATGCTTTAGCTGGCCTGACTGGCATCGCATTTGGACTCTTCTGAAACTGGGCGCACCCATTGGCTTTAGCTATTTAATTGAAGTGACCTCGTTCACTTTTATGTCACTCTTTATTGCGCGTCTTGGCACTACTGCTTTAGCAGGTCATCAAATTGTGGCCAATTTGGGGACGGTCATTTACATGGTGCCCTTGTCACTATCGATTGCCACTATGACCTTAGTGTCCCAATCGATTGGTGCAAATAAACAAGAACGTGCAGAAGAAATTGGCTGGTCGTCGGTTTTCTTCACAACAACTTTGTGTGTTTTTATTGGTGTGATCGTTTGGATTTTTAGAGTGGATTTACTAGATCTTTATGACCCACCGGAAGAAGTGAAGGCGTTCTCTATTCCACTCTTTTTGTTTATCGCTTTTTACCAGCTCTTTGATGCCCTGCAAATTACTGCGGCGTTTATTCTGCGCGCCTATCGTATTGCCTTCTGGCCTATGCTAATTTATGCGGGCTCACTCTGGGGTGTGGGCTTAGGTGGCGGGTATTTGATGGGCTTTAATGTCTTAGGCAATACGCCAGAGTTTTTACAAGGGGCTAACGGCTTTTGGGCTGGCAACAGCATGAGCTTAGGATTGGCTGCCTTGTTATTACTCTACCTCTTTAGAAAAACGGCGGCGCGCTTTGAGAAAACGCATCCGCCGGTTGAGGTTTAA
- a CDS encoding glycine zipper family protein, translating to MKRAVLTLAIISSLASLAACVSAPTGPTIAIMPREGKPFDVFQQEDQQCRDFAANAIKDTSNASLKEGATSAAIGAAIGAAAGAVIQGGSSQNIGTGAGIGLLGGAAMGAMNASGKQNQAQAQYNIAYQQCMYSKGNQVPSYPSQGGGSNYRPPSSGFKPIQ from the coding sequence ATGAAACGTGCTGTACTGACTTTGGCCATCATCAGCTCTTTAGCCTCTTTAGCTGCTTGCGTCTCTGCGCCAACTGGTCCAACCATCGCGATCATGCCGCGTGAAGGCAAGCCATTTGATGTGTTTCAGCAGGAAGATCAGCAGTGCCGTGATTTTGCTGCAAATGCAATTAAAGATACCAGCAATGCTTCTTTAAAAGAGGGTGCAACTAGTGCTGCAATCGGCGCAGCTATCGGCGCTGCAGCTGGTGCTGTAATTCAGGGAGGTAGCAGTCAGAACATCGGCACTGGTGCTGGCATTGGCTTGCTTGGTGGCGCAGCCATGGGTGCCATGAATGCCTCTGGTAAACAAAACCAAGCCCAGGCTCAATACAACATCGCTTATCAGCAGTGCATGTACTCTAAAGGTAATCAGGTGCCGAGTTATCCATCACAGGGAGGGGGCTCTAACTACAGACCTCCAAGCAGTGGATTTAAACCCATTCAGTAA
- a CDS encoding Bug family tripartite tricarboxylate transporter substrate binding protein, with product MIPFNMMAGFGCARVLVFKSVPMKCFLALLVFLGLNHFAYSQTSKVDTAWPKQAIKIVVTFTPGGAPDILARVLADSWQKSLDVPVLVENRPGYGGNIGAELVAKSEPDGYTLLIGTVGIHTINGALYEKLSFHPINDFTPISFLASTPNVLVVNKKLGVNNLHELIELAKAKPNELTFGSSGVGTSLHMSGELFKEMTGVQIRHIPYKGRAQSLPDLVSGRISMLFDNLSSSLPLIKAGEVQALAVTTLKRSPVAPEIPTMAEQGLPGFEATSWFSLMAPANLPPALQKRLNALTRQTLNQAEVKNKLRASGLEPAPGSPQELNKLIQSETNKWARVIYKSGAKLE from the coding sequence ATGATCCCGTTCAATATGATGGCTGGATTTGGTTGCGCACGCGTTTTGGTTTTTAAGTCTGTGCCTATGAAGTGTTTTCTAGCCCTGCTAGTTTTCTTGGGACTGAATCATTTCGCTTACTCCCAAACAAGCAAAGTTGATACTGCTTGGCCTAAACAGGCCATCAAAATTGTGGTGACCTTCACGCCTGGTGGGGCGCCCGATATTTTGGCGCGTGTACTGGCTGACAGTTGGCAGAAGAGTCTAGACGTTCCAGTGCTAGTAGAAAATCGTCCTGGTTATGGCGGTAATATTGGTGCTGAGCTAGTGGCGAAGAGCGAGCCAGATGGCTACACGCTTCTGATTGGCACGGTGGGCATACATACAATCAACGGTGCTCTCTATGAGAAGTTGTCTTTTCATCCGATCAATGATTTCACGCCCATTAGTTTTTTAGCCAGCACCCCCAATGTACTAGTGGTGAACAAGAAGTTAGGTGTTAACAATCTTCATGAACTGATTGAGCTCGCCAAAGCCAAACCCAATGAGCTGACTTTTGGCTCATCTGGTGTCGGCACTTCGTTGCATATGTCTGGCGAACTCTTTAAAGAAATGACGGGAGTGCAGATTCGTCACATTCCATACAAAGGTAGAGCTCAATCCTTGCCGGATCTTGTTAGTGGACGTATTTCTATGCTGTTTGACAACCTGTCTTCATCACTACCGTTGATTAAGGCGGGAGAGGTTCAGGCTTTAGCAGTAACGACTCTAAAACGCTCACCAGTAGCTCCAGAGATTCCGACCATGGCTGAGCAAGGCTTGCCTGGATTTGAGGCAACGTCTTGGTTTTCTCTTATGGCGCCAGCAAATCTACCTCCAGCCTTACAAAAGCGTTTAAATGCCTTGACTCGCCAAACCCTCAATCAGGCCGAAGTCAAAAACAAGCTTCGCGCTAGTGGTTTGGAACCGGCGCCAGGAAGTCCCCAAGAGCTCAATAAACTGATCCAATCCGAGACGAATAAATGGGCTAGGGTTATTTACAAATCAGGCGCAAAATTAGAGTAG
- a CDS encoding disulfide bond formation protein B, which translates to MSKHSFSSLAGLGNQLALAAIIGMLSYAFVDQLYFGELPCPLCLMQRMGFVIIGFALVLNIRCGAHSAHYGWGIIGGLVGMMVSLRQVLLHVLPGDKGFGATFLELHFYTWAFVAYLGLIAGLAILLMLPNRDVRSRSLFANALIILFIVLVFANLASTLLECGIGPCVDDPVQYDGWIWLRTRFGF; encoded by the coding sequence ATGAGTAAGCATTCTTTTTCTTCCTTGGCGGGTCTTGGTAATCAGTTAGCCTTAGCTGCAATTATTGGCATGTTGTCCTATGCCTTTGTCGATCAACTCTATTTCGGTGAATTACCTTGCCCCTTGTGTCTGATGCAGCGTATGGGTTTTGTGATTATCGGCTTTGCACTAGTGCTCAATATTCGTTGTGGAGCACATTCTGCTCACTATGGCTGGGGTATCATCGGTGGCCTAGTCGGCATGATGGTGTCTTTGCGCCAAGTGCTCTTGCATGTTTTGCCAGGAGATAAAGGATTTGGAGCTACCTTTCTAGAGCTGCACTTCTACACTTGGGCTTTTGTGGCTTATCTTGGGCTTATCGCAGGACTAGCAATTCTATTGATGTTGCCTAACCGAGATGTGCGCTCGCGCTCGCTGTTTGCCAATGCATTAATCATTCTATTTATTGTTTTAGTCTTTGCTAATCTAGCATCTACTTTGTTGGAATGCGGTATTGGCCCTTGTGTTGATGATCCCGTTCAATATGATGGCTGGATTTGGTTGCGCACGCGTTTTGGTTTTTAA
- a CDS encoding DUF5993 family protein encodes MYMFLPFLTAFIGLVLVWFEKRLAGLFVLAITVGILMFWFRIHANNHLNLNF; translated from the coding sequence ATGTATATGTTCCTACCTTTTCTGACAGCCTTTATCGGTCTGGTCCTTGTGTGGTTTGAGAAACGTCTGGCAGGCTTGTTTGTCCTTGCTATTACCGTTGGCATTTTGATGTTCTGGTTCCGCATTCATGCGAATAACCATCTCAATCTGAATTTCTAA